The following are encoded together in the Leucoraja erinacea ecotype New England chromosome 13, Leri_hhj_1, whole genome shotgun sequence genome:
- the si:dkey-229b18.3 gene encoding uncharacterized protein si:dkey-229b18.3 isoform X1, whose amino-acid sequence MKKTGACKMAGDCGSSEVVSRYLKDAEEQGSAMGGEEEEEEEEEEEEEEKNNPGVEGDGDGDAAAIAIISSSGDGSPAASAYEVIDGTLYRKRLERGATSYTEVLVGAAAEQRSAVIASFHQQQQQQPAVGQRHCTMEETYKNVSENYWWEGMFPDIRDYVQGCKQCKDKRDNPLISEEKHITRKLTSHCSKVLERLNSQRSKGLFCDVTLIVEKTPYPAHRAVLAAVSEYFHDLFSEKGTMSNKVVDLKGFSSISFLPLLEFSYTSSLSVKPDYFAETSALARHLRIWDVVEICAALCKLHGTGNSKACKEEPSKEEKKEFSSYEVCIDQSLIGSRQHVSDIYYRFGQLEDGPAQQKQDKFGRNVFSPISHSPVIQGEIKVPDFTLKLQEMQSGLFKDKMAPVHSESCFGNLGMETLENPSRRFKLLGQTPSKKLKVKSDLPQRCSAANKALNNIPTSFEPKFADTSRNVYHQRKSNLEKSPIKSKSRSRASKHLDHNNSGPQDNSGSKGVNTLLRSPVRQVATEEELYSPNTTEKYKLLSVLGLQRKTSVTDGEEQASWKQKRRLRQAKVRNYSLATGTRKQRIKRAQSQLQQDQIKAKGLANCFVVIEKILPTAQKQKEDNQQLNKTWFALKSEPLNCKINVSPCYTGNEVVCSPAKIQINNPQVKIEGWNSLLDKKIQPENNCSATKKSQRQTNSSISKTSVKNKLSVSSAEVAVSSKTQPRKSGRCALYDMSVKCSSSLGSTAAKLSPCLMDHGHIGRRTRQSFKSMVNCRKCKLKNLDYMPNCSKNAAQKRLSKQTLLKNELLKNKLLDGHNFHGNQKLFSDDICAAGPAKRKGKQVMTEKLLNQLPARDNVGKLKRQNDGKTPVPKVCQNIAGVVKERKATPRLNRRRGRNEQLNLSRLRTHQGTKKQEQLKTVSRNPKKQILITSSKTQVKRKVSSTGCRYLGAENQNYLQCIKAVLGKRKRTPTQKIIEAGLSFGFLLSSQKKDKINRLPDQTKSKQLDLSPSRMIRNNSATETKTPEKVKSKITTPNDRATVRRQNCNTTEHGFGQRKLPCSEASGRMKEIVTAKIKRIKPVALYGKKLLNLNIKNTLVKKATKRPNPKANNINKKTQLSTSQKAMKLRVASASSKFTGSKSLPKNLRGAAQKLKKMQPKCKETLKLTARRKYIGEESMKKTKVSGAHTCHECSTTFTNCDTLFLHRIRHSGGRRWPCLLCDKLFHLRKNIRVHLRSHSEKLYKCKLCIAVSKKAKSLQSKRK is encoded by the exons ATGAAGAAAACAGGGGCCTGTAAAATGGCCGGCGACTGCGGCTCGTCTGAGGTGGTCAGCCGGTATTTAAAGGACGCCGAGGAGCAGGGCTCGGCGATGGGcggcgaggaggaggaggaggaggaggaggaggaagaagaagaagaaaaaaataatcccGGAGTGGAAGGAGACGGAGACGGCGATGCCGCCGCCATCGCCATCATCTCCTCCTCGGGCGATGGCTCTCCGGCCGCCTCGGCTTACGAAGTGATAGACGGGACCCTGTACCGCAAGAGGCTGGAGAGAGGGGCGACCAGCTACACCGAGGTGCTGGTGGGGGCCGCCGCCGAGCAGAGGAGCGCTGTCATCGCCTCTTTCcaccaacagcagcagcagcagccggcgGTCGGCCAGCGTCACTGCACCATGGAAGAGACCTACAAGAATGTCTCTGAGAACTATTGGTGGGAAG GAATGTTTCCAGACATCAGAGACTATGTCCAAGGATGCAAACAATGTAAAGACAAGAGAGATAATCCTCTG ATTTCAGAAGAAAAGCACATAACTCGTAAACTGACTTCACACTGCAGCAAAGTGCTTGAGAGGTTGAACAGCCAACGTTCAAAAGGACTTTTTTGTGATGTGACTTTGATAGTGGAGAAAACACCTTATCCAGCTCACCGTGCTGTTTTGGCAGCTGTTAGTGAATACTTCCACGATCTGTTTTCAGAGAAAGGAACCATGTCTAATAAAGTTGTGGATTTGAAAG GTTTCAGCAGCATAAGTTTTCTTCCGCTTTTGGAATTTTCCTACACGTCTTCATTGTCTGTGAAACCGGATTATTTTGCTGAAACATCTGCTTTAGCCAGACATCTGCGGATTTGGGATGTGGTTGAAATATGTGCAGCAttgtgcaaattgcatggaactgGGAACAGTAAAGCGTGCAAAGAGGAACCCAGTAAAGAAGAGAAAAAGgaattttcttcatatgaagtttGTATTGATCAATCTTTAATTGGATCGAGGCAGCATGTGTCTGATATTTACTATCGTTTTGGCCAGTTAGAAGACGGCCCAGCACAACAAAAACAGGATAAATTTGGTAGAAATGTGTTTTCTCCAATATCACATTCACCAGTGATTCAAGGTGAAATTAAAGTGCCTGATTTTACTCTTAAGCTACAAGAAATGCAGTCGGGACTTTTCAAAGACAAGATGGCACCAGTTCATTCTGAAAGCTGTTTTGGTAATCTGGGGATGGAGACATTGGAAAATCCCAGTAGACGTTTTAAATTATTAGGTCAAACTCCATCTAAAAAGTTAAAGGTTAAATCTGATTTGCCACAAAGATGTTCAGCTGCAAATAAGGCACTTAATAACATTCCTACTTCTTTCGAACCAAAATTTGCAGATACGTCGAGAAATGTTTATCATCAAAGAAAAAGTAACCTTGAGAAATCCCCCATCAAATCCAAATCACGGTCAAGAGCGTCAAAGCACTTGGATCATAATAACTCTGGCCCTCAAGATAACTCTGGTTCCAAAGGAGTGAATACACTTCTCCGGTCACCGGTCAGACAAGTGGCCACTGAAGAAGAACTTTATTCACCTAACACAACTGAGAAATATAAACTACTTAGTGTATTGGGGTTGCAGAGAAAAACCTCTGTTACTGATGGGGAAGAACAGGCTAGTTGGAAACAGAAAAGAAGACTTCGACAGGCCAAAGTAAGAAATTATTCACTGGCAACCGGGACAAGGAAACAAAGGATCAAGAGGGCACAAAGCCAACTGCAGCAAGACCAGATTAAAGCAAAAGGACTTGCCAATTGCTTTGTTGTCATTGAAAAGATCTTGCCAACGGCACAGAAACAAAAAGAAGACAATCAACAATTAAACAAAACATGGTTTGCACTAAAATCTGAACCTTTAAATTGTAAAATCAACGTGTCTCCGTGTTATACTGGAAATGAAGTAGTTTGTAGTCCAGctaaaatacaaataaataacCCTCAAGTTAAAATAGAAGGCTGGAACAGTTTACTTGATAAGAAAATCCAGCCAGAAAATAATTGCTCTGCAACCAAAAAGTCTCAACGCCAAACAAATTCCAGTATTTCTAAAACAAGTGTGAAGAATAAATTGTCAGTAAGTTCTGCGGAGGTAGCAGTGTCATCAAAAACTCAACCAAGAAAGTCTGGAAGATGTGCCTTGTATGATATGTCAGTGAAATGCTCTTCCTCTCTAGGAAGCACTGCAGCTAAGTTGTCACCTTGCTTGATGGATCATGGTCACATTGGTAGAAGAACTAGACAGTCATTCAAGTCCATGGTAAATTGTAGAAAGTGTAAACTGAAGAACTTGGACTATATGCCAAATTGTTCAAAAAATGCTGCTCAGAAAAGATTGTCAAAACAAACACTTCTGAAGAATGAACTATTGAAGAATAAGCTATTAGATGGACATAATTTTCATGGGAATCAAAAACTGTTTTCTGATGATATCTGTGCGGCAGGGCCAGCGAAAAGGAAAGGAAAACAAGTTATGACGGAGAAACTGTTAAACCAATTGCCTGCAAGAGATAATGTTGGAAAGTTAAAAAGACAAAATGATGGAAAAACCCCAGTTCCAAAAGTTTGCCAAAATATTGCTGGAGTAGTGAAGGAACGGAAGGCGACACCTCGGCTAAACAGGAGACGAGGTAGAAATGAGCAACTAAATTTATCACGATTGAGAACTCATCAAGGGACAAAGAAACAAGAACAGTTAAAAACTGTTTCCAGGAACCCAAAAAAGCAGATTCTGATCACCTCCAGCAAAACACAAGTTAAAAGGAAAGTAAGTAGCACAGGATGTCGATATTTAGGTGCTGAAAACCAAAATTATTTGCAATGCATAAAAGCTGTCCTGGGTAAAAGGAAACGTACACCTACACAGAAAATAATTGAAGCTGGTTTATCCTTTGGATTTCTTTTATCATCCCAAAAAAAGGATAAAATTAATAGGTTACCTGACCAAACCAAAAGCAAACAATTAGATTTATCTCCAAGTCGCATGATAAGGAACAACAGTGCAACTGAAACAAAGACTCCTGAAAAAGTAAAGTCGAAAATAACCACTCCTAATGATCGAGCAACAGTTAGAAGACAGAATTGTAACACAACTGAACATGGCTTTGGTCAGAGAAAGTTGCCGTGTTCAGAAGCTTCAGGAAGGATGAAAGAGATTGTGACAGCAAAAATAAAGAGAATCAAACCTGTTGCCTTGTATGGAAAGAAGCTGTTAAATTTGAACATTAAGAATACACTGGTTAAAAAGGCGACAAAACGACCTAATCCAAAAgctaataatataaacaaaaaaacacaactgTCTACCTCTCAGAAGGCAATGAAGTTGCGAGTAGCCAGTGCTAGTTCAAAATTCACAGGTTCCAAGAGCCTACCAAAG